The proteins below come from a single Parageobacillus toebii NBRC 107807 genomic window:
- a CDS encoding GspE/PulE family protein has protein sequence MKKKQERKRLGDLLVEAGLITEAQLEEALKEKAPGQKLGDALLQRGYITEQQLIEVLEFQLGIPHVSLYRYPIDPKVTNLISKEFAKRHMVMPLKIEGERLLVAMADPMDFFVIDDLRLSTGFHIETAIASKDDILRAINKYYDIDESVEDFLQMAPATETVEEERITEDDSPIVRLVNQILQLAVEQRASDIHIDPQETKVLVRYRIDGILRTDRALPKHMQSMLTARIKILANMDITEHRIPQDGRIKMNIDFHPVDLRVSTLPTVYGEKIVMRVLDLGAALNDIHKLGFNQLNLQRFIELIERPTGIVLITGPTGAGKSSTLYAALNHLNSEEVNIITIEDPVEYEIEGVNQIQVNPNVGLTFAQGLRSILRQDPNIIMVGEIRDRETAEVAIRASLTGHLVLSTLHTNDALSTITRLIDMGIEPFLVAASLAGVVSQRLVRRVCRDCQEEQEPTKREIEIFASRGMKIDKLVRGRGCPTCNMTGYKGRIAIHELLVMTDEMRRVILNKEPFSKLRELAIKNRMIFLIDDGLLKVKQGLTTLEEVLKVAILS, from the coding sequence ATGAAGAAAAAACAGGAGCGGAAACGTTTAGGAGATTTGTTAGTGGAAGCTGGTTTAATTACGGAGGCGCAGCTGGAGGAAGCGCTAAAAGAAAAAGCTCCCGGTCAAAAGCTGGGTGATGCGCTCTTGCAACGTGGGTATATTACGGAACAGCAATTAATTGAAGTGCTTGAATTTCAGTTAGGCATCCCGCATGTCAGTTTATATCGCTATCCGATCGATCCAAAGGTGACAAATCTCATTTCAAAAGAATTTGCCAAGCGGCATATGGTGATGCCTTTAAAAATTGAGGGAGAACGCTTGCTTGTGGCAATGGCTGATCCGATGGACTTTTTTGTCATTGATGATTTGCGCCTTTCGACAGGGTTCCATATTGAAACGGCGATTGCCTCGAAAGATGATATTTTGCGCGCCATTAATAAGTATTACGACATTGATGAATCGGTAGAAGATTTTTTGCAAATGGCTCCCGCAACGGAAACGGTCGAAGAGGAACGAATAACAGAAGACGATTCGCCGATTGTCCGGCTTGTTAACCAAATTTTGCAGCTGGCTGTTGAACAGCGGGCAAGCGATATTCATATTGATCCACAGGAAACGAAAGTGCTTGTCCGTTATCGCATCGACGGTATATTGCGGACAGACCGCGCGCTTCCAAAACATATGCAAAGCATGCTGACAGCTAGAATTAAAATTTTAGCGAATATGGATATTACCGAACATCGCATTCCGCAAGATGGAAGAATTAAGATGAATATCGATTTTCATCCGGTGGATTTGCGCGTTTCCACATTGCCGACGGTTTACGGTGAAAAAATTGTGATGCGCGTCCTTGATTTAGGGGCGGCATTAAATGATATTCATAAGCTCGGATTTAATCAATTGAATTTACAGCGGTTTATTGAACTGATTGAGAGACCAACCGGAATTGTGCTGATCACTGGACCGACTGGGGCGGGGAAATCATCGACGCTATATGCGGCGCTAAACCATTTAAACAGCGAAGAAGTAAATATTATTACGATCGAAGACCCGGTCGAATATGAAATTGAAGGCGTCAATCAAATTCAAGTCAATCCAAATGTCGGATTGACGTTTGCGCAAGGATTGCGCTCCATTTTGCGGCAAGATCCAAACATTATTATGGTCGGAGAAATTCGCGACCGTGAAACGGCAGAAGTTGCGATTCGCGCGTCATTAACTGGTCATTTGGTGTTAAGTACTCTTCATACAAACGACGCGCTAAGCACGATCACGCGCTTGATTGATATGGGAATTGAGCCGTTTCTTGTGGCCGCCTCTTTAGCCGGCGTTGTTTCTCAGCGGCTCGTTCGCCGCGTCTGCCGCGATTGTCAAGAAGAGCAGGAGCCGACAAAGAGGGAAATCGAAATTTTTGCCAGCCGCGGCATGAAAATCGATAAGCTCGTTCGCGGCCGCGGCTGCCCAACATGCAATATGACAGGTTATAAAGGACGAATCGCCATTCATGAACTGCTTGTGATGACCGATGAGATGCGCCGCGTGATTTTAAATAAAGAGCCATTTTCGAAATTGCGCGAGCTTGCCATTAAAAACCGAATGATTTTTTTGATTGATGACGGATTATTAAAAGTAAAACAAGGACTAACGACGCTAGAAGAAGTATTGAAAGTGGCGATTTTAAGTTAA
- a CDS encoding VanW family protein, with amino-acid sequence MRQVAAVKLFFVIAICTIYLISFSQIGALAYETFFKETDRLPEGTMVGPISVANKTKLEALQAIEKRVNEWKANATIPVAYQEKKGEIPASLFTFQIEQSERQMVAGRPSPLLVQFDVQAFSKTIKKLLPPSLASSINLEKLQNDVTNIAASLQIPSQPVDLAAYVSRSNETMQPVSTATLKFWKRPAPLLEWISANPTIEIKGKSIFSLAEYVKETSGSLSSEEMSMIASAIYQTILPTNFTVLERHTSRELPDGITIGYEAKVDGGNRDLQFYNPNTTAYTLKFRVEKNRLHVTLFGLPFAYKYVVKVGDIEYFKPRTVVQYSPFLRPGERQLKQSGKRGMLVKVKRETYDENHLVHVETIAEDFYPPSYNIELRGLELGDSNSDANETPSSSEQSTEDEKQTDNESKNDEQPKEKQDENNGQSEEKQPEKETPSTTNDSSGQQKGHDHEK; translated from the coding sequence GTGAGACAGGTTGCTGCGGTAAAATTGTTTTTCGTTATTGCGATTTGTACGATTTATTTGATCAGCTTTTCGCAAATTGGCGCTTTAGCCTACGAAACGTTTTTTAAAGAGACAGACCGCCTGCCCGAAGGAACGATGGTTGGGCCTATTTCTGTAGCGAATAAAACAAAACTAGAAGCGCTGCAAGCAATCGAAAAAAGAGTGAATGAATGGAAGGCGAATGCGACGATTCCTGTGGCGTATCAAGAAAAAAAAGGAGAGATTCCTGCATCATTGTTTACGTTCCAAATCGAACAAAGCGAAAGGCAAATGGTTGCGGGACGGCCGTCCCCACTTCTTGTTCAATTCGACGTGCAGGCATTTTCCAAAACAATAAAAAAATTGCTTCCCCCTTCGCTCGCATCTTCTATTAATCTCGAAAAATTACAAAATGATGTAACGAATATCGCAGCCAGTTTACAGATACCGTCCCAGCCGGTTGATCTTGCAGCATATGTTTCCCGTTCCAATGAAACGATGCAGCCGGTTAGCACGGCAACACTGAAATTTTGGAAAAGACCAGCACCATTGCTAGAATGGATTTCTGCCAATCCGACCATTGAAATTAAAGGAAAAAGCATTTTTTCGCTTGCTGAATATGTCAAGGAGACGAGCGGGTCGCTTTCTTCTGAAGAGATGAGCATGATTGCTTCAGCGATTTATCAAACGATTTTGCCGACGAATTTTACGGTATTGGAGCGGCATACAAGCCGCGAACTTCCTGATGGAATAACGATTGGCTATGAAGCAAAAGTAGACGGCGGCAATCGTGATTTGCAGTTTTATAATCCGAATACCACTGCTTATACGCTAAAGTTCCGGGTAGAAAAAAACCGTTTGCATGTCACGCTTTTCGGACTGCCATTTGCCTATAAGTATGTGGTGAAAGTTGGAGATATCGAATATTTCAAACCGAGGACGGTTGTTCAATATAGCCCTTTCCTTCGTCCTGGGGAACGTCAATTAAAGCAAAGTGGAAAAAGAGGAATGCTTGTCAAAGTGAAAAGGGAAACGTATGACGAAAACCATCTTGTACATGTGGAAACGATTGCCGAAGACTTTTATCCGCCATCGTACAACATTGAACTTCGTGGATTAGAACTTGGGGACAGCAATTCTGATGCAAATGAAACTCCATCTTCATCAGAACAGTCAACAGAGGATGAAAAACAAACAGATAATGAAAGTAAAAATGATGAGCAACCGAAAGAAAAGCAAGACGAAAATAACGGTCAATCTGAAGAAAAGCAACCCGAAAAAGAAACACCTTCCACAACGAATGACTCTAGCGGCCAGCAAAAAGGCCATGATCACGAAAAGTAG
- a CDS encoding PRC-barrel domain-containing protein, whose translation MKNSAQIISLPIISISDGTQIGTVKTLVINPEKGSVDFLTVEQEDVQLSLKAIPFKKVVGIGEFAVTVESSHDIIDLSEIPIANQLVNKQIRIKNTKAMTRKGQLLGEVTEFFVDEETGEIIGIELHVGDRQAVLSSEFILTYGKDILVVHDNAPSSLLDEAHLLVSAKDQKDEEMAENVSRNEQTSTELAHDVHDWHANIETMVEEAENREALQALREKQVELLKGKRVTKDIFDKNGNKFIEAGTILTEEHIQKAQEEGPSVIVDISMNVEA comes from the coding sequence ATGAAAAATAGTGCACAAATCATCAGTCTTCCAATTATTAGTATTTCTGATGGCACGCAAATAGGAACCGTAAAAACGTTAGTCATTAATCCAGAGAAAGGATCCGTTGATTTTCTCACGGTTGAACAAGAAGATGTTCAGTTAAGCTTAAAAGCGATCCCGTTTAAAAAAGTGGTCGGTATCGGCGAATTTGCCGTAACGGTGGAAAGCTCTCACGATATTATTGATTTATCGGAAATTCCGATTGCCAATCAGCTTGTCAATAAACAAATTCGCATCAAAAACACGAAAGCGATGACGAGAAAAGGACAGCTGCTAGGTGAGGTAACCGAATTTTTTGTCGATGAAGAAACGGGAGAAATTATTGGCATTGAATTGCACGTCGGTGACCGTCAGGCAGTGTTATCATCGGAATTTATATTAACATATGGAAAAGATATTTTAGTTGTCCATGACAATGCGCCATCTTCTTTGCTTGATGAGGCACATTTGCTCGTTTCTGCAAAAGATCAAAAAGACGAGGAAATGGCGGAAAATGTTTCGCGAAATGAACAAACATCGACTGAATTGGCCCATGATGTGCATGATTGGCATGCCAATATCGAAACAATGGTGGAAGAAGCGGAAAACAGAGAAGCGCTTCAAGCGCTGCGCGAAAAGCAAGTGGAGCTTTTGAAGGGCAAACGTGTGACAAAAGATATTTTTGATAAAAACGGGAATAAATTCATTGAAGCTGGTACCATTTTGACAGAAGAACATATTCAAAAAGCACAGGAAGAAGGACCAAGCGTGATCGTCGATATATCGATGAACGTCGAGGCATAA